CCCATGTCCTGGCAATACCCACTCAAAAGAGTAATCAGCTAATCGCCGCATGGACTTAATTTGTTCTGCCCAAGAATACCAGCATACATCATGAAATGCTATTAATTGTTGCCGAGTTTCTGACCATGCAAGATGATCACCTGTAAACAGAAACTTATTTTTATATAGTAAAACTGTGTGTCCTTTAGTGTGACCAGGGACGGGAATAATTAAGACATCTGGTTGTAAAGTAAATACTTCTGTACCAGATAATTGTATTTCTACATTGCGAGTACCTGTAGAAATTTCATCAGCGTGCAAGATACGTTGACAATGGAAATGTTCAGCGAACTTTTGATGATCTGCCACATCATCCCGATGAGTTAAATACATATATTTAATTCCCCCCATTTCTTCTATCCGTTTCACTAAAGGCGGTGTAAAGCGTGGGGAGTCTACTAATATATTTCCTTCGGGCTGTTGAATTAAATAGCTGGCTGCACCATAGGATTTTTCTGAATGATAGCCACAGTGATAAATATTCTCATCGACTAAAATAGGAAAATTTTCCTGAGCCACTTTGATATCTTTGGGTTTTTCAACTGTACCAATAGAACTTGTAGGACAAGATAAAAGTGCTTGCAGTGCTGCTAATCTTTCTGTCTCGTTTGCAGGTTGATGATACACTGCTGACATCTCATCAGCACGATAGAAAACTTCCGGTGTCATCCAGCGACAGGTATCGCAATCAATACAGGTAGTATCG
Above is a genomic segment from Nostoc sp. MS1 containing:
- a CDS encoding MBL fold metallo-hydrolase, with the translated sequence MAHLNLRRLENTEGDFYVDTTCIDCDTCRWMTPEVFYRADEMSAVYHQPANETERLAALQALLSCPTSSIGTVEKPKDIKVAQENFPILVDENIYHCGYHSEKSYGAASYLIQQPEGNILVDSPRFTPPLVKRIEEMGGIKYMYLTHRDDVADHQKFAEHFHCQRILHADEISTGTRNVEIQLSGTEVFTLQPDVLIIPVPGHTKGHTVLLYKNKFLFTGDHLAWSETRQQLIAFHDVCWYSWAEQIKSMRRLADYSFEWVLPGHGRRFHADVDTMRQQIHKCIELIADQRQPLTFNS